CGATCTCTACAACGAGTGCATCAAGCCCAATCTGAAGCCCGGCAATGTCCTGGCCTTCGGCCACGGCTTCAACATCCATTTCAACCAGATCGTCGCTCCCGAAGGCGTGGACGTGATCATGGTCGCCCCCAAGGGCCCCGGCCACATGGTGCGCCGCGTCTACACCGAAGGCTCCGGCGTGCCCTGCATCGTGGCCGTCCACCAGGACGCCTCCGGCAAGGCCCTCCAGATCGCCCTGGCCTACGCCAAGGGCGTCGGCGGCACCCGTTCCGGCGTGCTGCAGACCACCTTTAAGGAAGAGACCGAAACCGACCTCTTCGGCGAGCAGGTCGTGCTGTGCGGCGGCGTGTCCGAGCTGATCAAGGCCGGCTTCGAGACCCTGGTCAACGCCGGATACCAGCCTGAGATCGCCTACTTCGAGTGCCTGCACGAGCTCAAGCTCATCGTGGACCTGATCTACGAGGGCGGCTTGGCCAAGATGCGCTACTCCATCTCCGATACCGCCGAGTACGGCGATTACACCCGCGGGCCCCGCATCATCACCGATGAGACCCGCAAGGAGATGGCCAAGATTCTCAAGGAGATCCAGCAGGGCGAGTTCGCCAGGGATTTCATCACCGAGAACCGCGCCGGCGGCCGCGCCCACTTCCTGGCCCTGCGTCGCGTCAACGCTGACCACCAGATCGAGGAAGTCGGCGGCAAGCTGCGCGGTATGATGAGCTGGCTGAAAAAATAATTGGTAGGAATACCTGAAAAAAAGGCCGTGGTCCTGGACGTGACCACGGCCTTTTTTTATAGGATGTCGAGAAGAAGACTTTTTCACCGGTGGCGACCAATGGCTTTACTCATATCCCCTAAGCCTCCGACATGTTCCGGCATGGCGGCTTATCTACGTCTTTTCATGGCGGCCGTGCTGGTCGTGACCGTTCTCGCAGGCCAGGTCCATGCTCAGGACAAGCGCGACGGGAATTACTGGCGCACCATCCCCGAGACGGAGAAGCTCGACATCATCCTGGGCTTTTTCGACGGCATGGCCCTGTCCGAAAGCCTCATCCACATCGTCGTGCGCGAGAACTATTCGCTGTGCACCGACGTGATCGAAAGCATCATGAGCCAAACGGACAAGTATCTGGACAACCTTTCCACCGCCCAGATAGCAACCGGCCTGGACACCTTCTACGAAGACGCCGCCAACCGGAAGATCCCCATTTTCTGGGGCATCTGGGTGGTGGCCCGACAGGCCAAAGGCGACAAGGACGTGGGGAAATTCATCAAGGAACTCAGGAAGGCTCATAAATGATCAACGCACCCGATGGCTGGGACCCGTCTCTCGACTTGGGTGTGCCGGAGATCGACGAGCAGCACCGCGCGTTGTTCACCATGATCGTGGAACTCGACGAGCGCATCACCCGGGATGAATTCGGACAGGGCGTCCTGGACGCCCTCCAAGGCATGGTGGCCTATGCGGCCACGCATTTCGAGGAAGAAGAGAACCTCATGCTCCAGGCCGGATGGCCCGGCGTCGACGCCCATCGGAGCATGCACGCTGATTTCATGCAGAAGACCTCCCTGTTCAAGGGAGAAGCCCTCATCGACAGCGAATGGACCTCGCTGGACGTGCTCAGGTACCTCCTGAAATGGCTGGTGAAGCACATCAAGCTGGAGGACCGGGCCTTTTTCTCCTGGCGCGGCGAAGGCTGACGCCGCAAGATACCCAGCGCGGGACCGTCGGACACAGCCGCCCAAGGCGGCTGGCCGTCACGGCTTGTCGGGCTCCGGCGTGACGCGCCTGCGTTCGCCCGATTGTCCCGTTTCGCCGGAGAAGCGCACCTCTACCCGTGCTCCGGGCGTGCATGCAGTGGACACCGTCCCCCCAATCTGGCGAGCCAGCTCCGTAACCAACTGGAATCCGAGAGTTTCCGACTCGCGGATGTCGAATCCTTCCGGAAAGCACATCCCATCGTTCTGCACCACGAGTACGGCCATGCCGTCCTCGCGCTTGAGCGAGATGTCGAGCACCCAGCCATGGCTGCTGGGGTTGGCATGCTTGAAGGCGTTGGTGATCAGTTCGTTCAGCATCAGCCCGCAGGGGATGGCCTTGTCGATTCCCAGCCGCAAGGGAGCCGCATCGACCTGTATGCGCACCGGGCCGGATTTTCCCCGGAAAACGGCGGAGAACTGCCCAGCCAGCACGCGGATGTACTCGCCCATGTCTATGGCCGAGAAATTGCCGGCCCGGTAGAGCTGCTCATGTATCAGGGCCATTGATTTGATCCTGCCCTGAAGGCGTTCGGCTCTGTCCATCTCGTCGGGTGATGCGGCTGCCTCGGATTGCAGGTACACGAGGCTGCTGATCAGCTGGAGGTTGTTCTTGACCCGGTGATGTATCTCCTTGAGCAGCAGATCTTTTTCCTTAAGCGAGCGCCTGATTGCGGCTTCGGCTTGCTTGCGCCGCTGGATGTCCTGCACGACGCAGATGAGGTAATCGGGATTATCCGACGCATCGCGTGCCCGGGAGACTGTGAGCCCCGTCCACACAGGGTCGCCGCTCTTTCGCAGCAACCGTATGTCCGCCATGCTTGCTCTTTCCGCTCCCGAAAGGACCAGCCGGAAGAGCGTTGAGCCGTCAGGGCGGTCATCCGGGTAGGTTATGTCTTCGAAGATGGGCGGAAGAGCTTCGCCAGGGCCGTATCCGAGGATGTCGCGGAATCTCTCGTTGACGAGCAGCCAGCGGCCCTCGCCGGAAACATGGGCGATACCCACGGCCGCCTGCTCGAAGGTGTCCTGGAAGCGTTGCTGGTTCTCTCGAAGGACGGCCTGGTGGCGGCTACGGTCCCGCAGGAGACCCTCGATCCTTGCCAGGAGTTCCTCGCAGGAGAAGGGCTTGGTTATGTAGTCCTGAACCGCGCCTCTCAAAAGCCTCATCCTGAGACTTTCGTCCGCCTTGGCGCTGAGCATGACCACCGGGACGTCGTCCAGCTCCCGATGGCGGCGCAGTTCCTCGACCATCCACTCGCCGCTGAAGCTGGGCATCATCACATCGGAAATGATCAGGTCGGGCTTCAGCTCCAGGGCCATGTTCAGGCCTTCGCGGCCGTCGTAGGCGCTGGCTATGCGGTAAGCGGGCTCCAACGCCTCGCGAATGAAGGCGTTCATGTCCGGATTGTCCTCGACAACCAACAGAAGGGGAAGGCCTGAGGCGGACTCCGTCGGCCAGCCCGGTCTGGAATCGAGGCGGGCCTGATGCTCCTCCACCGCCTGTAAGGCCAGTATCTCGTCCAGCAAGGCCGGGGTGTCCTGGATGTCTGTGCCGGGCGGCGCCGTCAGGGGCAGGGAAACGGTGAACAGTGCCCCTGCGTCGGGCCCGTCTTCCACCGTGACCGAGCCGAGATGCATTTCGGCGAATTCCTTGACTATGGCCAGGCCGAGGCCGGTGCCGCCGAAACGGCGTCCGCTGTCGCCCTCGACCTGACGGAATCGCTCGAACACGGCCTCGCGCATGTCCGGAGGCACGCCGGGTCCGT
The window above is part of the Fundidesulfovibrio terrae genome. Proteins encoded here:
- the ilvC gene encoding ketol-acid reductoisomerase, with amino-acid sequence MKVFYDADADLSLLKDKTVAIIGYGSQGHAHAQNLRDSGVKVVIGQREGGPNWKLAKEHGFEPMDAAKASAAADVIMILVQDQYQADLYNECIKPNLKPGNVLAFGHGFNIHFNQIVAPEGVDVIMVAPKGPGHMVRRVYTEGSGVPCIVAVHQDASGKALQIALAYAKGVGGTRSGVLQTTFKEETETDLFGEQVVLCGGVSELIKAGFETLVNAGYQPEIAYFECLHELKLIVDLIYEGGLAKMRYSISDTAEYGDYTRGPRIITDETRKEMAKILKEIQQGEFARDFITENRAGGRAHFLALRRVNADHQIEEVGGKLRGMMSWLKK
- a CDS encoding ATP-binding protein: MSNTNHRVQHEANTAHNSGSEPDFKAIFESAPGLFLVLDTNLRIVAVSEAYAKATMTRQEDILGKGIFDVFPDNPDDPAAEGVRNLKASLNHVLLSRKPDSMAVQKYDIRKPESEGGGFEARYWSPYNCPVLRADGSLANIIHRVEDITDFIRLKQQGVEQNRMTEELRERALQMEAEIYSRAKDVAAANTRIKQANEKITQLYEKTRELDELKSHFFANVSHELRTPLTLVLGPLSKVLAAGGLPEETARTLATARRNVNLLYRHVTDLLDVAKLEAGRMDMRYGECDLALLVRQMTSHFESFAEEMGIALTVVAPRSLSAQVDPGKCQRILINLLSNAFKFTPPGGTISVSLVTSGQFAVIRVQDNGPGVPPDMREAVFERFRQVEGDSGRRFGGTGLGLAIVKEFAEMHLGSVTVEDGPDAGALFTVSLPLTAPPGTDIQDTPALLDEILALQAVEEHQARLDSRPGWPTESASGLPLLLVVEDNPDMNAFIREALEPAYRIASAYDGREGLNMALELKPDLIISDVMMPSFSGEWMVEELRRHRELDDVPVVMLSAKADESLRMRLLRGAVQDYITKPFSCEELLARIEGLLRDRSRHQAVLRENQQRFQDTFEQAAVGIAHVSGEGRWLLVNERFRDILGYGPGEALPPIFEDITYPDDRPDGSTLFRLVLSGAERASMADIRLLRKSGDPVWTGLTVSRARDASDNPDYLICVVQDIQRRKQAEAAIRRSLKEKDLLLKEIHHRVKNNLQLISSLVYLQSEAAASPDEMDRAERLQGRIKSMALIHEQLYRAGNFSAIDMGEYIRVLAGQFSAVFRGKSGPVRIQVDAAPLRLGIDKAIPCGLMLNELITNAFKHANPSSHGWVLDISLKREDGMAVLVVQNDGMCFPEGFDIRESETLGFQLVTELARQIGGTVSTACTPGARVEVRFSGETGQSGERRRVTPEPDKP
- a CDS encoding bacteriohemerythrin gives rise to the protein MINAPDGWDPSLDLGVPEIDEQHRALFTMIVELDERITRDEFGQGVLDALQGMVAYAATHFEEEENLMLQAGWPGVDAHRSMHADFMQKTSLFKGEALIDSEWTSLDVLRYLLKWLVKHIKLEDRAFFSWRGEG